TTAAGTGGACATCCCATCTTGAAGTTCTCGGGTTGGCACTTCTCAGCCAGCCTTCTTCAGTGTCTCCTAAGGGCTGGCTTGGGACAGCACCGTGGAATCCTGGAGGTTCAAAAATCCAAGAACTCCACAAGGAACGGAGAAGTTGAAGGGGCAGGGCTCCTGTCACCAGCAGGCCCCACGAGAACAAAAGATCCATGAACCGGGGCCCAGAGAGCGCTACAAGGCCATGCAGGAAGGGTTCCCGCGCACCAAGGACCCTGGGACGCCCACAGGCCAGAGCTCCCAGAGCTGACAGGTCCAAGGGGGCGGGGCTGGCCTGGCTCCCAGGAGTCTCCACTGTTTCAGGATCCAGCCAAGGTGGAGTTCTGGGGGCCAGAAATTCCAAAGGGCTGGGTGACTGGAGGAGAGAGTTTAGGGACTTGGGTGGGACAGACCAGGAGGGTCAGGGGTGCGGGTGGTGGACATCTCACGGTCCTCAGCGCTTGACCCTGCGTCCGGCCGAGTTGCGCCCGCTGCGGCGGTAGAGGGACTGCTGGCCACCGTTGAGCGGGCAGTACTTGAGCGTGTGGGCCTGGTCACCGGTGGCACCGCACACGGGACACACGTAGTGCCTCAGGATGGGACACACCACCACGCCGTCTGGTGTCTTCAGCTGGTGTGAGGAGTAGACGTGGCGGGACTCCCCGTTGTGCTTGCAGAAGTTGCACAGGGTGCCCAGGCCCCCGTTGGCCCCTGACCCTCCCAGCCCCTGATCCTGCCCCAACGGGGGCCCAGGACTTGGCTCCTCAGTCTCTTGGGTCTCCAGCCTTTGTCCCCGATTCGCGATCAGCGCCCACACCACTTGGCTCAGGTTGAAATAGTCCTTCCACATGTCAAAGGGTGGCAGCTGCATGGCACCAAAACAGGGGTGGTGGGCCACtggagaggggctggggctgggggcccaTAGGCAAGGGCAGCAGGCGTTTCCCAGAGCAGAAGGGAGCTGCACCCCCTTTTATAATGCCCAGAGACTCTTCTAAGCAAAGGTGGAGCTTAGGATTTAAAGGGCCCACTCCCTGCCCATAACCCCCATCTGACTTTAATTCTTCA
The sequence above is drawn from the Macaca thibetana thibetana isolate TM-01 chromosome 19, ASM2454274v1, whole genome shotgun sequence genome and encodes:
- the NANOS2 gene encoding nanos homolog 2 translates to MQLPPFDMWKDYFNLSQVVWALIANRGQRLETQETEEPSPGPPLGQDQGLGGSGANGGLGTLCNFCKHNGESRHVYSSHQLKTPDGVVVCPILRHYVCPVCGATGDQAHTLKYCPLNGGQQSLYRRSGRNSAGRRVKR